The sequence below is a genomic window from Melospiza georgiana isolate bMelGeo1 chromosome 6, bMelGeo1.pri, whole genome shotgun sequence.
tggctagcagggagcagggggatggccagcagggagcaggggaatgGCTAGCAGGATCAGGGGGATGGctagcagggagcaggagggatggctagcagggagcagggggatggctagcagggagcagggggatggctagcagggagcaggagggatggctagcagggagcaggagggatggctagcagggagcagggggatggCTAGCAGGGAATAGGGGGATGGCCAGCAGGGAATAGGGGATGGctagcagggagcagggggatggctagcagggagcagggggatggccagcagggagcagggggatggCCAGCAGGGAATAGGGGATGGctagcagggagcagggggatggctagcagggagcagggggatggccagcagggagcaggagggatggttagcagggagcagggggatggctagcagggagcaggggatggcTAGCAGGATCAGGGGGAtggccagcagggagcaggggatggctagcagggagcaggggaatgGCTAGCAGGATCAGGGGGAtggccagcagggagcaggggatggcTAGCAGGATCAGGGGGATGGCCAGCAGGGAATAGGGGATGGctagcagggagcagggggatggctagcagggagcagggagatggccagcagggagcaggagggatgactggcagggagcaggggggaTGGCTAGCAGGATCAGGGGGATGGCCagcagggagaaggagggatggctagcagggagcagggggatggCTAGCAGGCAGCAGGGGGATGGctagcagggagcaggagggatggctAGCAGGGAATAGGGGGATGGCCAGCAGGGAATAGGGGATGGctagcagggagcagggggatggccagcagggagcagggggatggCCAGCAGGGAATAGGGGATGGctagcagggagcagggggatggctagcagggagcagggggatggccagcagggagaaggagggatggctagcagggagcaggggggaTGGctagcagggagcaggggagatGGCTAGCAGGGAATAGGGGGATGGCTAGCAGGATCAGGGGGATGGctagcagggagcaggggggaTGGctagcagggagcagggggatggctagcagggagcagggggatggccagcagggagaaggagggatggctagcagggagcagggggatggCTAGCAGGATCAGGGGGAtggccagcagggagcagggggaatGGCTAGCAGGCAGCAGGGGGATGGctagcagggagcaggagggatggctACCAGGGAACAGGAGGGATGGCTAGCAGGCAGCAGGGGGATGGCCagcagggagaaggagggaTGGCTaggaagggagcaggagggatggctagcaggcagcaggaggtggccagcagccagggggacagggggtgaCACTCACGTCGCACTGCAGCACGAACTGCTTGCCCCCGCGGATGCGGAGCAGGATGCACTTGCGCTCCTTCACCTGCGTCTCCTCCACCGAGTCGATCTCCTCCATGGTGAGCAGGGACTGCTGGGGGGACAGGCTCAGCCCGGTCCCCAGGgcgcccccagccctgcccccgGTGCCGTGCCCCCCTTACCGGTGACTCGCCCTCCCCGCGCCACTCCAGGCGGTTGGGGAAGAGGTAGAAGTAGCGGCGCTGCCACTGCGTCAGGAAGGGGTTGCCCAGCTTGGCCATGTAGCCGTGCATGATGCAGTCCTTGCCCATGGCGTACTCTGGGATCACAGGCAGGCAGGATCAGCACGGGGATGTGCCCAGGGGTGGTTCAGGGCGGGCATTCCCGGCCCCACTCACCCTCCTCGTGGCCCAGCTGCTTGTTCTTGGCCTTCTTGCGGGCCTCCAGTTTGTCGGTGTCGGCGTTGACGGCATCGAAGACGGTCTCGGTGACCTCCTGCTGCCAGCGCTCCGAGATGGTGAGCGGGAAGTTGCGGTACAGCTCCTGGTCgctctccagcagctgggcagggtgggatgcTGGAGTTATGCCCAGGTGAGGGGCAGTGGGACACCCTATGCCCCCAGGCTTGGCCTCTGTACCCGGTACCTTGATGCCCTTGGTGTCCTCCTCGTCAAAGGAGCCGATGTCGAAGGCGTCGGCCGCGTTCACCTCGCCGCGGGGTGGGACGAGGGGCGGTGGGTACTGTGGGCAGCAGTGCGGGTCAGAGCGGGGTCTGCCCACCTctgtgtccttgtccctgtccccagccatgggcacagccccctCACCTTCTGCAGGAACACCATCTGCCAGTCCAGGCCCTTGAAGAAGGGCTCTTCCTTCACCTCCTGCGCCCTGCGGAAGGAGGAGGGTGGGTGAGCGTGGCCGCAGGGACACTGTGCAAGCACACCTTGTCCCATCCCCTGGGGTCCTGTGGGACACTCACCCTCGGCCCATGCAGCCCAGGCGCCGGTTGACATCccgctgcagcagcccctcgaGCAGGGAGCGCAGCTCTGGGGAGAAGGAGTCCGGCAGCTCCACAGCCTGTGGGAGATTCCATGAGATCACAGCTgagcggggacagggacatacggtgacacacagctgggcacagacacGTGCTCCAGGCAAAGACCGGCCATCCCTGACCCCCTGTGTGCCTCCCAcgtcctgcccacagccccccagtgcccccaccCCCACCCACCATGGTGAGGGTCATCCGGTCAATCTCGTGCTTGTCCTTCGTCTTGTGCTGCCGGAACGGGCTGTGCCTGCGGCGTGCAGGGAGAGggggctcagcagtgcccagctgtgcccagctgtgtccagctgtgcccagctgagcctgcaCTCACCCCCGGAGCAGCTTGAAGAGCATGCAGCCCAGCGAGAACCAGTCGGCGCTGCTGTCGTAGGCCACCCCCTTCTGCAGCACCTCCGGCGCCATGTACCCGTGGGTGCccctggggagggggcacaggggggtcAGGGGCCGCCCCGGGCGCGGAGGCAGGGCGGGCAGGGGTGTGGGCACACTCACACGCTGGCGTGGGGCTTCTTCTTGGAGAAgtcgcaggccaggcccagGTCGGAGATGCGGACGTGGCCAAACTCGTCCAGGAGGATGTTTGCTGGCTGTGAGGACACCGGGGGACACCCTGAGCCCCAGAGTGGCCCGTGGGTATGGGGTGGTGAGCCTGGGAGGCTCTCTGGGATTTGGAGGTGTCTGAGTGCTCCCAAAGTCTCAGGGTGCCCAcggattttgctgttggggtgTCCATCAGATCTGAGAGTGCCTTCTGGGCACTCCCACAGTGTTCTGAGGGGAGGGTTTGTGACACCTGAGGGTGCCcacagggcagtgcagggggtgCTAAAGGGATGTCCTGGGGATGTCCTGCGGGTGGGGACGGTCACCTTGAGGTCACGGTACACCACGAAGCGGCGGTGCATGtgctccaggcccaggatgATCTCGGCCGCGTAGAACCTCATCTCCGCCTCCGAGAAGACGCCGTGCTGGGACAGGTGATAGTGCAGGTCCccccctgtggggacagggactggcTGTCACCCAGAGCGCTGTGGCAGGGGTCTCTGTGCC
It includes:
- the GRK2 gene encoding beta-adrenergic receptor kinase 1 isoform X2 — its product is MADLEAVLADVSYLMAMEKSRAAPAARASKRIVLPEPSIRSVMQKYLEDRGEVTFDKIFTQKIGYLLFRDFAFNQAEEAKPLMEFYEEIKKYEKLDSEEERAAHSRHIFDHYIMKELLACSHPFSKSATEHVQSRLSKKQVPPDLFQPYIEEICQNLRGGIFQKFIESDKFTRFCQWKNVELNIHLTMNDFSVHRIIGRGGFGEVYGCRKADTGKMYAMKCLDKKRIKMKQGETLALNERIMLSLVSTGDCPFIVCMSYAFHTPDKLSFILDLMNGGDLHYHLSQHGVFSEAEMRFYAAEIILGLEHMHRRFVVYRDLKPANILLDEFGHVRISDLGLACDFSKKKPHASVGTHGYMAPEVLQKGVAYDSSADWFSLGCMLFKLLRGHSPFRQHKTKDKHEIDRMTLTMAVELPDSFSPELRSLLEGLLQRDVNRRLGCMGRGAQEVKEEPFFKGLDWQMVFLQKYPPPLVPPRGEVNAADAFDIGSFDEEDTKGIKLLESDQELYRNFPLTISERWQQEVTETVFDAVNADTDKLEARKKAKNKQLGHEEEYAMGKDCIMHGYMAKLGNPFLTQWQRRYFYLFPNRLEWRGEGESPSLLTMEEIDSVEETQVKERKCILLRIRGGKQFVLQCDSDPELVQWRKELREAQRQAQQLLQRVPRMQNKPRSPVVELSKVPFIQRSHNGL
- the GRK2 gene encoding beta-adrenergic receptor kinase 1 isoform X1, with product MADLEAVLADVSYLMAMEKSRAAPAARASKRIVLPEPSIRSVMQKYLEDRGEVTFDKIFTQKIGYLLFRDFAFNQAEEAKPLMEFYEEIKKYEKLDSEEERAAHSRHIFDHYIMKELLACSHPFSKSATEHVQSRLSKKQVPPDLFQPYIEEICQNLRGGIFQKFIESDKFTRFCQWKNVELNIHLTMNDFSVHRIIGRGGFGEVYGCRKADTGKMYAMKCLDKKRIKMKQGETLALNERIMLSLVSTGDCPFIVCMSYAFHTPDKLSFILDLMNGGDLHYHLSQHGVFSEAEMRFYAAEIILGLEHMHRRFVVYRDLKPANILLDEFGHVRISDLGLACDFSKKKPHASVGTHGYMAPEVLQKGVAYDSSADWFSLGCMLFKLLRGHSPFRQHKTKDKHEIDRMTLTMAVELPDSFSPELRSLLEGLLQRDVNRRLGCMGRGAQEVKEEPFFKGLDWQMVFLQKYPPPLVPPRGEVNAADAFDIGSFDEEDTKGIKLLESDQELYRNFPLTISERWQQEVTETVFDAVNADTDKLEARKKAKNKQLGHEEEYAMGKDCIMHGYMAKLGNPFLTQWQRRYFYLFPNRLEWRGEGESPQSLLTMEEIDSVEETQVKERKCILLRIRGGKQFVLQCDSDPELVQWRKELREAQRQAQQLLQRVPRMQNKPRSPVVELSKVPFIQRSHNGL